From Microlunatus capsulatus, a single genomic window includes:
- a CDS encoding FtsX-like permease family protein, protein MSGPLWLRSVQRRPHIAVLLCLLSAVAVMTSVLGPLLVRAVQQSTLSDALEASGLPGTSISVSGDAGADDPWLSVEDLAVAAVEAGRQAAPQQWEDPQVLTRSTSLTFSTARTGAAPTAALVNAVDGDCGAFRLTEGRCPAAPGQAMLSTADATAREVAVGDRLSFSLARVPRTTVTVVGLYDADGSATAGLTRPGTTAGVAAGVEADPLVLSRRQAEELPLPVEISVRLALRPGLAVGDVPVVQASVEQLKTATNAQDRLLAVQSQLPEVLDRVDDQASAARVLVLVTDVQAVFLALFALAIVLQRIGRTRAGEWSVGRLRGVPRGRWLRSVLTEPLLAILVGLPLGFLAGSAVGRLGADLVLRPGTPVEPWRWPVVAAAVATTVVAVAALVGVTLPSIRRPLAELVQQESESRRLTTAGAVVHAGVFLLAAATIYQLVTGGRLSSSGPQLGLLAPGLFALAVALGAVRLAVVVVRRVTTRPPRGLASLVVGRHAARTPSSLNPAMVIAVGVALAVFASQVLVFSERNQGLRADAVTGASTVLGVSVAPGADLLTAVRAADPDGRQAMAVQQSAVVASNGAARILAVDSPRLAAVSSWSPDWAGVDDLAPALTAGQREPVVLRGERVDVELADLELLPLQLPPSAPRDAVYPPPPPDLALTVEAQGRWQTVRLGPLERSAREQRLTAALPCAAGCRLVSIGLAAGANAPYRATLTVTGVGTDVQPVADSAAWLALDQGWHEQTANDTQPEPTAMATPAASPDGLALVAFDEQGGSVTAVSPGDTVDPLPALLGPTTSLTPVPGRVGAVNGIGLDGQDQRLTVLGTAAVLPRWLDDGVLVDLGAARTLSDPAASQMVDQVWLAPGASPQLEERLAENGVRVQSRELLSTTREALEQQATTRGAAVAVVISVAALALSLLALVAARWTDAGRRRTDWRALREGGVSPRRLRRLARTEIAAPAVLAVVVGLLAGAAAARVAGSRLPLVDADAPGPPLDLQLAWWPVLLLGAGAVLVIAVVAQVGALAEVRAEEDR, encoded by the coding sequence GTGAGCGGACCGCTGTGGCTGCGCAGCGTCCAGCGCCGACCCCACATCGCCGTGCTGCTCTGCCTGCTCTCGGCGGTGGCGGTGATGACGTCGGTGCTGGGCCCGCTGCTGGTCCGGGCGGTCCAGCAGTCGACCCTCAGCGATGCGCTCGAGGCCAGTGGGCTCCCCGGGACGTCCATCTCGGTCTCGGGTGACGCCGGGGCCGACGACCCGTGGCTGAGCGTCGAGGACCTCGCGGTCGCGGCGGTGGAGGCCGGCCGGCAGGCGGCCCCGCAGCAGTGGGAGGACCCGCAGGTCCTGACCCGGTCCACCTCCCTCACCTTCTCCACCGCGCGCACCGGCGCCGCTCCCACCGCCGCCCTGGTCAACGCCGTCGACGGTGACTGCGGCGCCTTCCGCCTCACCGAGGGCCGCTGCCCCGCCGCTCCCGGCCAGGCGATGCTCAGCACGGCCGACGCCACGGCCCGGGAGGTCGCGGTCGGCGACCGGCTCTCCTTCAGCCTGGCCCGGGTGCCGCGGACCACCGTCACCGTCGTCGGGCTCTACGACGCCGACGGCTCGGCCACCGCCGGCCTCACCCGGCCCGGCACCACCGCCGGGGTGGCGGCCGGGGTCGAGGCCGACCCGCTCGTCCTCAGCCGGCGCCAGGCCGAGGAGCTCCCGCTGCCGGTCGAGATCAGCGTCCGGCTGGCCCTGCGGCCGGGCCTGGCCGTCGGCGACGTCCCCGTGGTGCAGGCCTCCGTCGAGCAGCTCAAGACCGCCACCAACGCCCAGGACCGGCTGCTCGCCGTCCAGAGCCAGCTTCCCGAGGTCCTCGACCGGGTGGACGACCAGGCCTCCGCCGCCCGGGTGCTGGTCCTCGTCACCGACGTGCAGGCGGTCTTCCTGGCCCTGTTCGCCCTCGCGATCGTCCTGCAGCGGATCGGCCGGACCCGGGCCGGCGAGTGGAGCGTCGGACGGCTGCGCGGGGTGCCGCGGGGACGCTGGCTGCGCTCGGTGCTCACCGAGCCGCTGCTCGCCATCCTCGTCGGCCTGCCGCTCGGCTTCCTGGCCGGGAGCGCCGTCGGCCGGCTGGGTGCCGACCTCGTGCTGCGCCCCGGCACCCCCGTCGAGCCGTGGCGGTGGCCGGTCGTCGCCGCCGCGGTCGCCACCACCGTCGTGGCGGTCGCCGCCCTGGTCGGGGTCACCCTGCCGAGCATCCGCCGCCCGCTCGCCGAGCTGGTCCAGCAGGAGTCCGAGTCGCGCCGGCTGACGACGGCGGGCGCGGTCGTGCACGCCGGGGTGTTCCTGCTGGCCGCCGCCACCATCTACCAGCTCGTGACCGGGGGCCGGCTCTCCAGCAGCGGCCCGCAGCTGGGGCTGCTCGCGCCCGGCCTGTTCGCGCTGGCCGTCGCGCTCGGGGCCGTCCGGCTGGCCGTCGTCGTGGTCCGTCGGGTCACCACCCGGCCCCCGCGCGGCCTCGCCTCCCTGGTCGTCGGCCGGCACGCCGCGCGGACCCCGTCCTCGCTCAACCCGGCCATGGTCATCGCCGTCGGCGTCGCGCTGGCGGTGTTCGCCAGCCAGGTGCTCGTGTTCTCCGAGCGCAACCAGGGCCTGCGCGCCGACGCCGTCACCGGGGCCAGCACCGTCCTCGGCGTCTCGGTCGCGCCCGGCGCCGACCTGCTCACGGCCGTCCGGGCCGCCGACCCCGACGGGCGGCAGGCGATGGCGGTGCAGCAGAGCGCCGTCGTCGCCTCCAACGGCGCCGCCCGCATCCTCGCGGTCGACAGCCCGCGGCTGGCGGCGGTCTCCAGCTGGTCGCCCGACTGGGCCGGCGTCGACGACCTGGCCCCGGCGCTGACCGCGGGCCAGCGGGAGCCGGTCGTGCTCCGCGGCGAACGCGTCGACGTCGAGCTGGCCGACCTCGAGCTGCTGCCCCTGCAGCTGCCGCCCTCGGCCCCGCGGGACGCGGTCTACCCGCCGCCCCCGCCCGACCTCGCCCTGACCGTCGAGGCGCAGGGCCGCTGGCAGACGGTCCGGCTCGGGCCCCTCGAGCGGTCCGCCCGGGAGCAGCGGCTGACCGCGGCGCTGCCGTGCGCGGCGGGCTGCCGGCTGGTCTCGATCGGCCTCGCCGCCGGCGCCAACGCCCCCTACCGGGCGACGCTCACCGTCACCGGCGTGGGCACCGACGTCCAGCCCGTCGCCGACTCGGCCGCCTGGCTGGCGCTGGACCAGGGCTGGCACGAGCAGACGGCCAACGACACCCAGCCCGAGCCGACGGCCATGGCGACCCCGGCCGCCTCTCCCGACGGCCTGGCCCTGGTGGCGTTCGACGAGCAGGGCGGCAGCGTCACCGCGGTCTCCCCCGGCGACACCGTCGACCCGCTCCCGGCGCTGCTCGGCCCCACCACCTCCCTCACGCCCGTCCCGGGGCGGGTCGGGGCGGTCAACGGCATCGGCCTGGACGGGCAGGACCAGCGGCTGACGGTGCTCGGCACCGCCGCCGTCCTGCCCCGCTGGCTGGACGACGGCGTGCTCGTCGACCTCGGCGCCGCCCGCACCCTGTCCGACCCGGCGGCCAGCCAGATGGTCGACCAGGTCTGGCTGGCGCCGGGGGCCTCGCCGCAGCTGGAGGAGCGGCTGGCGGAGAACGGGGTCCGGGTGCAGAGCCGCGAGCTGCTCAGCACCACCCGGGAGGCGCTCGAGCAGCAGGCCACCACCCGCGGGGCCGCGGTGGCGGTGGTCATCAGCGTCGCCGCGCTCGCGCTCAGCCTGCTCGCCCTGGTCGCCGCCCGCTGGACCGACGCCGGCCGCCGTCGCACCGACTGGCGCGCGCTCCGCGAGGGCGGGGTCAGCCCCCGTCGGCTGCGCCGGCTGGCGCGCACCGAGATCGCCGCGCCCGCCGTCCTGGCCGTCGTCGTCGGCCTGCTCGCGGGCGCGGCCGCCGCCCGGGTCGCCGGCTCGCGGCTCCCCCTGGTCGACGCCGACGCCCCCGGACCCCCGCTGGACCTCCAGCTGGCCTGGTGGCCGGTGCTGCTGCTGGGGGCCGGCGCGGTCCTCGTCATCGCGGTCGTCGCCCAGGTCGGGGCCCTCGCCGAGGTGCGCGCGGAGGAGGACCGGTGA
- a CDS encoding ATP-binding cassette domain-containing protein, whose product MSGGAAGSASTGLRVRGLVVTVPAGGAAAGRERRTVVEGLDLDLAAGGRLAITGPSSADVTAVLARLAGLRAPAAGSVVLDGTDLGLDPDPRRLGYLSQEHRLIGTLTAVENLLVTLIAGGEPPTRATGARAEAQLEALGLSPATWHNLVEQLSGGQQQRVALARALVLRPRLVVLDEPTSELDPDSVERVVGVLEAVAADGVCCVLSSDDEVVLGACGSRVALG is encoded by the coding sequence GTGAGCGGCGGAGCAGCGGGCAGCGCGTCGACCGGGCTGCGGGTCCGCGGGCTGGTCGTCACCGTCCCGGCCGGCGGCGCCGCGGCCGGCCGTGAGCGCCGGACCGTCGTGGAGGGCCTCGACCTCGACCTGGCCGCGGGCGGGCGGCTCGCGATCACCGGGCCGTCGAGCGCCGACGTCACCGCCGTGCTGGCCCGGCTGGCCGGCCTGCGGGCACCGGCCGCCGGCTCGGTGGTGCTCGACGGCACCGACCTCGGCCTGGACCCCGACCCGCGCCGCCTCGGCTACCTCAGCCAGGAGCACCGGCTGATCGGCACGCTGACCGCGGTGGAGAACCTCCTGGTCACCCTGATCGCGGGCGGCGAGCCACCCACCCGGGCGACCGGCGCGCGGGCAGAGGCCCAGCTGGAGGCCCTGGGGCTCTCCCCCGCGACCTGGCACAACCTGGTCGAGCAGCTCTCCGGCGGTCAGCAGCAGCGGGTGGCGCTGGCCCGCGCGCTGGTGCTGCGGCCCCGGCTGGTGGTGCTCGACGAGCCGACCAGCGAGCTGGACCCCGACAGCGTCGAGCGGGTGGTGGGCGTGCTCGAGGCGGTCGCCGCCGACGGCGTGTGCTGCGTGCTCAGCAGCGACGACGAGGTGGTGCTGGGCGCCTGCGGCAGCCGGGTCGCGCTCGGCTGA
- a CDS encoding VOC family protein codes for MSRVRQVQVTVDCHDPRAVADFWKAVLGYVDPPVPDGFASWDAVEASLPVERQGAAAVAQDPDGVGPRLYFQRVPEGKTVKNRVHLDVRVATGLTGEERVAALEAEAARLEALGGHRLHLLPADGEDEACLVMQDVEGNEFCLD; via the coding sequence ATGAGCCGTGTGCGCCAGGTGCAGGTGACCGTCGACTGCCACGACCCCCGAGCCGTCGCCGACTTCTGGAAGGCCGTGCTCGGCTACGTCGACCCGCCCGTCCCGGACGGGTTCGCCTCGTGGGACGCCGTCGAGGCCTCGCTGCCCGTCGAGCGCCAGGGGGCGGCTGCCGTCGCCCAGGACCCGGACGGCGTCGGCCCGCGGCTCTACTTCCAGCGGGTGCCCGAGGGCAAGACGGTGAAGAACCGGGTGCACCTGGACGTCCGGGTCGCGACGGGCCTGACCGGCGAGGAGCGGGTCGCGGCCCTCGAGGCCGAGGCCGCCCGGCTGGAGGCCCTCGGCGGGCACCGCCTCCACCTGCTGCCGGCCGACGGCGAGGACGAGGCGTGCCTGGTCATGCAGGACGTCGAGGGCAACGAGTTCTGCCTCGACTGA
- a CDS encoding magnesium and cobalt transport protein CorA has translation MPIRPTLRLPRRLAPPVGAVVHPGASPTAAEESRQPSLVDNAIYVDGVRTGNPASLEETYELLRERRGTAWIGMYRPTVAEITSVAQEFDLHPLAVEDAILAHQRPKLERYGEILFIVLRPARYLEAEERVEFGELHVFVGPSFVVTVRQAESPDLAAVRQRLESNPGLLGCGPEAILYAILDQVVDEYEPVAAGLENDIDEIEDQLFNTGDDAVSRRIYDLSREVIEFQRTTRPLLGILEALKGGFDKYGVDVELQRNLRDVADHAIRLVERADGFRALLQNALTVHATLVGQRQNDEMRHLSESSLAQSEEVKRISSWAAILFAPTLVGTVYGMNFEHMPELDWRYGYPLALVAMLAVGAVLYLIFRRRRWL, from the coding sequence ATGCCGATCCGTCCCACCCTGCGCCTGCCCCGTCGCCTGGCCCCGCCGGTCGGCGCCGTCGTGCACCCCGGCGCCAGCCCGACGGCCGCCGAGGAGTCCCGCCAGCCGAGCCTCGTCGACAACGCGATCTACGTGGACGGCGTCCGGACGGGCAACCCGGCCAGCCTGGAGGAGACCTACGAGCTGCTGCGGGAGCGGCGCGGCACGGCCTGGATCGGGATGTACCGCCCGACCGTCGCCGAGATCACGTCGGTGGCGCAGGAGTTCGACCTCCACCCGCTGGCCGTGGAGGACGCGATCCTCGCCCACCAGCGGCCGAAGCTGGAGCGCTACGGCGAGATCCTGTTCATCGTGCTGCGGCCGGCCCGCTACCTCGAGGCCGAGGAGCGGGTCGAGTTCGGCGAGCTGCACGTCTTCGTCGGGCCCTCGTTCGTCGTGACCGTGCGCCAGGCGGAGTCACCCGACCTGGCCGCGGTGCGGCAGCGGCTGGAGTCCAACCCGGGACTGCTCGGCTGCGGGCCCGAGGCCATCCTCTACGCGATCCTCGACCAGGTCGTCGACGAGTACGAGCCGGTGGCGGCCGGGCTCGAGAACGACATCGACGAGATCGAGGACCAGCTGTTCAACACCGGCGACGACGCCGTCTCCCGGCGGATCTACGACCTGTCGCGGGAGGTGATCGAGTTCCAGCGCACCACCCGACCGCTGCTCGGCATCCTCGAGGCGCTGAAGGGCGGCTTCGACAAGTACGGGGTCGACGTCGAGCTGCAGCGCAACCTGCGCGACGTCGCCGACCACGCCATCCGGCTCGTGGAGCGGGCCGACGGCTTCCGGGCGCTGCTGCAGAACGCGCTGACGGTGCACGCCACCCTGGTGGGGCAGCGGCAGAACGACGAGATGCGGCACCTCAGCGAGTCGAGCCTGGCCCAGAGCGAGGAGGTCAAGCGCATCTCCTCCTGGGCCGCCATCCTGTTCGCCCCGACGCTGGTGGGCACGGTGTACGGGATGAACTTCGAGCACATGCCCGAGCTCGACTGGCGCTACGGCTACCCGCTCGCGCTGGTCGCGATGCTCGCCGTCGGCGCCGTCCTCTACCTCATCTTCCGCCGGCGCCGCTGGCTCTGA
- a CDS encoding AAA family ATPase, whose product MEPPLTPSAPTLVLFCGLPGSGKTTLARRLEAEGHGVRLSADAWQAALGVGHADSDFHERLQSTLYAHALTLLRRGVDVILEDGLWMRAERAEKIADARSCAARVELHVFDVDHDTLWARLQQRNDEAESAAHPMTEAELRWAGGLFEPVTAGELAAVDAHARHSGGLDAAELTSTPDLRGRRADRS is encoded by the coding sequence GTGGAACCGCCGCTGACGCCCTCCGCCCCGACCCTCGTGCTGTTCTGCGGGCTGCCCGGGTCGGGGAAGACGACCCTGGCGCGGCGGCTGGAGGCCGAGGGCCACGGGGTGCGGCTGAGCGCCGACGCGTGGCAGGCGGCGCTCGGCGTCGGGCACGCCGACAGCGACTTCCACGAGCGGTTGCAGAGCACGCTGTACGCCCACGCGCTGACGCTGCTGCGGCGCGGGGTGGACGTGATCCTCGAGGACGGGCTCTGGATGCGCGCCGAGCGTGCGGAGAAGATCGCGGACGCCCGGTCCTGCGCGGCACGGGTCGAGCTGCACGTCTTCGACGTCGACCACGACACCCTCTGGGCGCGGCTCCAGCAGCGCAACGACGAGGCGGAGTCCGCCGCCCACCCGATGACGGAGGCCGAGCTCCGTTGGGCGGGCGGGCTGTTCGAGCCGGTCACGGCCGGGGAGCTGGCCGCGGTCGACGCCCACGCCCGGCACTCCGGCGGCCTGGACGCGGCGGAGCTGACGTCGACCCCTGACCTCCGCGGTCGCCGCGCAGACCGCTCCTAG
- a CDS encoding GAF domain-containing protein — protein MKPPLLERTSADPAPLNDQARDGRWWRLTQAICTMGREMSVEGRLRQTVVAAAETTGARHAALVLFDRTGTGVERVVHSATDPAEITAADALLATRLGRSTTAHRTGPAPDDAADLQVGGRCLVVPIEAETGAVGAIYVLEPLEADAFGLDDRNLLVSLAETAGVGVDCATAFEESERRGDWLDASSTVSRQLLALSTDVVTIVQQILDHVARLTGARSVTLVVPSTEDPDLLHVRAAAGLGAGDLPQVVTPRRGSIAAAAWDVGAGVAEAFAGLASGHDQVATDQPVGPVLAVPFDGGGQVGALVVSRRTGEPAFSVKDVAMTEDFARQAALALELARSRSAHQELQLRRERARIGQQLQDNVLQRIFSAGLRLEALQGSAEDPVVQDRLREVTADLDATIREIRAVLTAG, from the coding sequence GTGAAACCCCCGCTGCTCGAGCGCACCTCCGCCGACCCGGCCCCGCTGAACGACCAGGCCCGCGACGGCCGCTGGTGGCGGCTCACCCAGGCGATCTGCACCATGGGCCGCGAGATGAGCGTCGAGGGCCGGCTGCGCCAGACGGTGGTGGCCGCGGCGGAGACGACCGGCGCGCGCCACGCCGCGCTGGTGCTGTTCGACCGGACAGGCACGGGGGTGGAACGCGTGGTGCACAGCGCCACCGACCCGGCGGAGATCACCGCGGCCGACGCCCTCCTCGCCACGCGTCTGGGGCGGTCGACGACGGCGCACCGTACCGGGCCGGCACCGGACGACGCCGCGGACCTCCAGGTGGGCGGCCGGTGCCTGGTGGTGCCCATCGAGGCCGAGACCGGCGCTGTCGGCGCCATCTACGTGCTGGAGCCGCTGGAGGCGGACGCGTTCGGGCTCGACGACCGCAACCTGCTCGTCAGCCTGGCCGAGACGGCCGGCGTCGGGGTCGACTGCGCGACCGCCTTCGAGGAGTCGGAGCGGCGCGGTGACTGGCTGGACGCGTCGAGCACCGTGAGCCGTCAGCTGCTGGCGCTGAGCACCGACGTCGTGACGATCGTGCAGCAGATCCTCGACCACGTGGCCCGGCTGACGGGGGCCCGGTCGGTCACCCTGGTGGTGCCGTCGACGGAGGACCCGGATCTCCTGCACGTGCGGGCGGCCGCCGGGCTGGGGGCCGGGGACCTGCCGCAGGTCGTGACGCCCCGGCGCGGCAGCATCGCCGCCGCCGCCTGGGACGTCGGCGCCGGCGTGGCCGAGGCGTTCGCCGGGCTCGCGTCGGGCCACGACCAGGTGGCGACCGACCAGCCCGTCGGGCCGGTGCTCGCGGTCCCGTTCGACGGCGGTGGGCAGGTGGGGGCCCTGGTCGTGAGCCGTCGCACGGGCGAGCCGGCGTTCAGCGTCAAGGACGTGGCCATGACGGAGGACTTCGCGCGGCAGGCCGCCCTCGCCCTGGAGCTGGCCCGGAGCCGGTCCGCGCACCAGGAGCTGCAGCTGCGCCGCGAGCGGGCGCGGATCGGCCAGCAGCTCCAGGACAACGTCCTCCAGCGGATCTTCTCCGCCGGGCTCCGGCTCGAGGCCCTGCAGGGCTCGGCCGAGGACCCCGTGGTGCAGGACCGGCTGCGCGAGGTGACCGCCGACCTGGACGCCACCATCCGCGAGATCCGCGCAGTGCTCACCGCCGGCTGA
- a CDS encoding nucleotidyltransferase domain-containing protein encodes MDRSPWYDQLQDGPPALHALVRDLTDVAGVEAVALGGSRAAGTHTADSDWDLGVYYRGDFHPADVRVLGHPGTVTEIGAWTGRRSTSSGATWTSSRRRSEPLAQVGGARSP; translated from the coding sequence GTGGACCGCTCCCCCTGGTACGACCAGCTGCAGGACGGCCCGCCCGCCCTGCACGCGCTGGTCCGCGACCTCACCGACGTCGCGGGGGTGGAGGCCGTGGCCCTCGGCGGGTCGCGAGCCGCCGGCACGCACACCGCGGACAGCGACTGGGACCTCGGCGTCTACTACCGCGGCGACTTCCACCCGGCCGACGTCCGCGTGCTCGGCCATCCCGGCACGGTGACCGAGATCGGTGCCTGGACGGGACGGAGGTCGACCTCCTCTGGCGCGACCTGGACGTCGTCGAGGAGGAGATCGGAGCCGCTCGCGCAGGTCGGTGGCGCACGGAGCCCTTGA
- a CDS encoding GNAT family N-acetyltransferase — protein sequence MFSPAVTDHWTPAGDLGRPELAVVVDDGLPANRAVMVLELAEGGGLVTLTPGHAETLGLADGSRTSPAAVLDALSRAGVAMNDPDHLFYLPLAEQAVVQAESLPPTTRLLGPADASAFAVFERSAPAADLDEAFVELDHWAVLGSFDDERLVCAASAYPWQGTHLADLGVLTLPGDRGRGLGRRTVRALSAEALARGHQPQYRCQQDNTASIALAGAAGFRRYGRWHVISGDD from the coding sequence ATGTTCTCTCCCGCTGTGACCGACCACTGGACGCCCGCCGGGGACCTCGGCCGTCCTGAGCTGGCGGTCGTCGTCGACGACGGGCTGCCGGCCAACCGGGCGGTGATGGTCCTCGAGCTCGCGGAGGGTGGCGGCCTGGTCACCCTGACGCCCGGCCATGCCGAGACGCTGGGGCTGGCCGACGGGTCCAGGACCAGCCCCGCCGCGGTCCTCGACGCGCTGTCCCGGGCCGGGGTGGCGATGAATGACCCCGACCACCTCTTCTACCTCCCGCTCGCCGAGCAGGCCGTCGTCCAGGCGGAGAGCCTGCCGCCGACGACCCGGCTGCTCGGTCCGGCCGACGCGTCGGCCTTCGCGGTGTTCGAGCGCAGCGCACCGGCCGCCGACCTCGACGAGGCCTTCGTCGAGCTGGACCACTGGGCGGTCCTCGGGTCGTTCGACGACGAGCGGCTGGTCTGCGCGGCCAGCGCCTACCCGTGGCAGGGGACGCACCTCGCGGACCTGGGCGTGCTGACCCTGCCCGGAGACCGCGGCCGCGGCCTGGGACGTCGGACCGTCCGGGCCCTGAGCGCCGAGGCCCTGGCCCGCGGCCACCAGCCCCAGTACCGCTGCCAGCAGGACAACACGGCCTCGATCGCCCTCGCCGGTGCCGCCGGGTTCCGGCGCTACGGCCGGTGGCACGTGATCAGCGGTGACGACTGA
- a CDS encoding VOC family protein yields the protein MPAAFNHTIIASLDGAASAQFYTVLLDAAPAPSWGPFTNISLAAGVMLQFAAPPVDIQPQHYAFLVDDAHFVRALGWLVDHDVPYWADPRMTRPGETKTEHGGRGVYFRDPAGHFLELTTRPYF from the coding sequence ATGCCCGCAGCCTTCAACCACACCATCATCGCCTCGCTCGACGGGGCGGCGTCCGCGCAGTTCTACACCGTCCTGCTCGACGCTGCACCGGCCCCGAGCTGGGGTCCCTTCACCAACATCAGCCTGGCCGCCGGCGTCATGCTGCAGTTCGCCGCGCCGCCGGTCGACATCCAGCCCCAGCACTACGCCTTCCTCGTCGACGACGCGCACTTCGTCCGCGCCCTCGGCTGGCTGGTCGACCACGACGTGCCGTACTGGGCCGACCCCCGGATGACCCGGCCGGGGGAGACCAAGACCGAGCACGGCGGCCGCGGCGTCTACTTCCGGGACCCCGCCGGGCACTTCCTCGAGCTCACCACGCGCCCGTACTTCTGA
- a CDS encoding ABC transporter ATP-binding protein — MTGTQQGAAVRTVGVVHVYRVAGTDVAALRGVDLAVAPGERVALLGPSGSGKSTLLSVVAGLRRPSAGSVLVDGRDIARYTEAQLYGYRSESLGLMMQGAVSNLLPYASPRENVAFVGGRGRSRGRDPVAEEALAAAGLADERRPVGVLGRADQQATALAVAMAGSPRLLLVDEPTSQLDDDARESLLDTLVQTTTAVGTTLLMVTHDEQVAHRMQRMVRMRDGRVGAEGQRHEQYAVIGADGSVQLPEELLASWPAGSTVSVQASSPDEISIRRRLPAEEAP; from the coding sequence GTGACCGGGACGCAGCAGGGGGCGGCGGTCCGCACCGTCGGGGTGGTGCACGTCTACCGGGTGGCCGGCACCGACGTGGCCGCGCTGCGCGGCGTCGACCTCGCGGTCGCCCCGGGCGAGCGGGTGGCCCTGCTCGGTCCCTCGGGCTCGGGCAAGTCCACGCTGCTGAGCGTGGTCGCGGGGCTCCGCCGCCCGTCGGCGGGCTCGGTGCTGGTCGACGGCCGTGACATCGCCCGCTACACGGAGGCGCAGCTCTACGGCTACCGCAGCGAGAGCCTCGGGCTGATGATGCAGGGCGCGGTCTCCAACCTGCTGCCCTACGCCAGCCCGCGGGAGAACGTCGCCTTCGTCGGCGGCCGGGGCCGGTCCCGCGGCCGCGACCCGGTGGCCGAGGAGGCGCTGGCCGCGGCCGGGCTGGCCGACGAGCGACGACCGGTGGGGGTGCTCGGCCGCGCGGACCAGCAGGCGACGGCGCTCGCGGTCGCCATGGCCGGCAGCCCGCGCCTGCTGCTGGTCGACGAGCCCACCAGCCAGCTGGACGACGACGCCCGCGAGAGCCTGCTGGACACCCTGGTCCAGACGACGACGGCCGTCGGCACCACCTTGCTGATGGTCACCCACGACGAGCAGGTCGCGCACCGCATGCAGCGGATGGTCCGGATGCGCGACGGCCGGGTGGGGGCCGAGGGCCAGCGGCACGAGCAGTACGCGGTGATCGGCGCCGACGGCTCGGTGCAGCTGCCCGAGGAGCTGCTGGCGTCCTGGCCCGCCGGGTCCACCGTGTCGGTGCAGGCCTCCTCCCCCGACGAGATCAGCATCCGCCGGCGGCTGCCGGCCGAGGAGGCGCCGTGA
- a CDS encoding AAA family ATPase, which translates to MRAPLLLTGPPAAGKSTTARALAASLPLAAVVDVDDVRHLVVAGHAAPWDGDRGRLQQDVGVDNACDLARRFVAAGIAVVLADVVTARTAVRYRERLPGLLVVRLRLPLDEARRRARLRPVHLTEQELDDLHLADAKGAFPVDHVLDVGGLDPVQQVDAVRSLWSGEPPVG; encoded by the coding sequence GTGCGCGCACCCCTGCTGCTGACCGGACCGCCCGCCGCGGGCAAGAGCACCACGGCGCGGGCCCTGGCCGCGAGCCTGCCCCTCGCCGCGGTGGTCGACGTGGACGACGTCCGGCACCTGGTCGTGGCCGGGCACGCCGCCCCCTGGGACGGCGACCGGGGCCGCCTCCAGCAGGACGTCGGCGTCGACAACGCCTGCGACCTCGCGCGCCGGTTCGTCGCCGCGGGGATCGCGGTCGTGCTGGCCGACGTCGTCACGGCCCGGACGGCGGTCCGCTACCGCGAGCGGCTGCCGGGGCTGCTGGTCGTCCGGCTGCGGCTGCCGCTGGACGAGGCCCGACGCCGGGCCCGGCTCCGGCCGGTGCACCTGACCGAGCAGGAGCTCGACGACCTCCACCTCGCCGACGCAAAGGGCGCCTTCCCCGTCGACCACGTCCTCGACGTCGGCGGTCTCGACCCGGTTCAGCAGGTCGACGCCGTCCGGTCGCTCTGGTCGGGGGAGCCGCCGGTCGGCTGA
- a CDS encoding RNA polymerase sigma factor, whose amino-acid sequence MSAATAELLAEEPGAFLVQATVVAAARRGDVDAFEQLVHRYQREMFRLAFRLLGDRGEAEDAVQDIFVLVWRRLPTLADPRAFHVWSRQLGTRCCLDLLRARSRRPSEVGLPAEEPDGRDEVCGSRSPGPEDVVQTAGGLAGLQQLVAALPPEQRACWVLRELHHLTYPEIADAVGAPVSTVRGRLARARRSLAEGMTAWR is encoded by the coding sequence ATGAGCGCCGCGACCGCGGAGCTCCTCGCGGAGGAACCCGGGGCGTTCCTCGTCCAGGCCACGGTGGTGGCGGCCGCCCGGCGCGGTGACGTGGACGCCTTCGAGCAGCTCGTGCACCGGTACCAGCGCGAGATGTTCCGCCTCGCGTTCCGCCTGCTCGGGGACCGGGGCGAGGCCGAGGACGCCGTCCAGGACATCTTCGTGCTGGTCTGGCGGCGCCTGCCGACCCTCGCCGACCCGCGGGCCTTCCACGTCTGGAGCCGTCAGCTCGGCACCCGCTGCTGCCTGGACCTGCTGCGGGCCCGCAGCCGGCGGCCCTCCGAGGTCGGGCTGCCGGCCGAGGAGCCCGACGGGCGCGACGAGGTGTGCGGGAGCCGTTCCCCGGGGCCGGAGGACGTCGTGCAGACGGCGGGCGGGCTCGCCGGCCTGCAGCAGCTGGTCGCCGCCCTGCCGCCGGAGCAGCGGGCCTGCTGGGTGCTGCGCGAGCTGCACCACCTGACCTACCCCGAGATCGCGGACGCCGTGGGCGCCCCCGTGAGCACGGTCCGCGGACGGCTCGCCCGGGCCCGCCGCAGCCTGGCCGAGGGCATGACCGCCTGGCGGTGA